The following are encoded in a window of Geotrypetes seraphini chromosome 5, aGeoSer1.1, whole genome shotgun sequence genomic DNA:
- the LOC117361453 gene encoding glutamine amidotransferase-like class 1 domain-containing protein 3A, mitochondrial, with the protein MGKKVAVILSGCGVYDGSEIHECSAVLVHLSRACAQAELYAPNIEQKHVVDHVKGQPTEDKRNVLVESARIARGNIKDLADLNVNKLDALIIPGGFGVAKNLSTWAVDGKDCTVTKTVENTIKAFHTAKKPIGLCCIAPVLAAKTIPGCELTVGHDTECEKWPYAKTADAMKELGCKHVNKHVDEIHVDSKNKLVTTSAFMCNAPIHEIFDGIGNMVKEVLKLA; encoded by the exons ATGGGCAAGAAAGTAGCTGTCATCCTCTCCGGTTGCGGTGTCTACGACGGCAGTGAGATCCACGAGTGTTCTGCTGTTCTGGTCCACCTCAGCAGGGCCTGTGCGCAG GCAGAGCTTTACGCTCCCAACATAGAACAAAAGCATGTCGTAGATCACGTAAAGGGGCAGCCTACAGAAGATAAACGCAACGTGCTTGTGGAGAGTGCCAGAATTGCCAGAGGGAACATCAAAGATCTGGCAGACCTGAACGTCAATAAACTGGATGCTCTTATTATTCCAG GTGGTTTTGGTGTGGCTAAGAATCTTTCGACTTGGGCTGTGGATGGAAAAGACTGCACTGTAACTAAAACTGTTGAAAATACAATAAAGGCATTTCATACTGCAAAGAAACCCATCGGCCTCTGCTGCATCGCTCCAGTCCTGGCAGCTAAAACTATTCCTGGGTGTGAACTGACAGTGGGTCATGATACTGAATGCGAAAA GTGGCCATATGCAAAGACAGCAGATGCCATGAAGGAGCTGGGCTGTAAGCATGTAAATAAACATGTAGACGAAATTCATGTGGATTCTAAGAACAAGCTGGTTACAACTAGTGCTTTCATGTGCAATGCCCCTATCCATGAGATCTTTGATGGCATTGGGAATATGGTCAAAGAAGTATTAAAGCTTGCTTAA